The Candidatus Binatia bacterium genome has a window encoding:
- a CDS encoding NADPH:quinone oxidoreductase family protein, whose protein sequence is MRALRVHQTGDPATVLQLKSEVAIPEPGRGQVRIRVDAAALNFADDLICRGKYQEKPSLPFTPGLEVSGEVVAVGPEVTISPGTRVMAFAALPHGGLAEEALANEVMTFPVPEGFPADQAAAMLVTYQTSYVALHRRAQLRAGEVLLVHAGAGGVGSSAIQLGKAAGARVVATAGGAEKVSICRDLGADKVIDYRNEDFVAEVNGWTDGRGADVIYDPVGGDTFDRSRKCIAWEGRILVIGFASGRIPEAPANHALVKNYSIMGVHYARYSLMNPDYLREVHAHLMELHAQGKVPPLLRQEVSLEDVPAALGSLVSGGTVGKVVVRP, encoded by the coding sequence TTGCGAGCGTTACGAGTGCATCAGACCGGAGACCCCGCCACTGTCCTGCAGTTGAAATCCGAAGTTGCCATTCCCGAGCCCGGCCGCGGGCAAGTACGGATTCGTGTGGACGCGGCCGCACTGAACTTCGCCGATGATCTGATCTGCCGGGGGAAATATCAGGAGAAACCCTCGCTGCCATTCACGCCGGGGCTCGAGGTCAGCGGAGAGGTGGTCGCGGTTGGGCCCGAGGTGACGATATCTCCCGGCACTCGAGTGATGGCGTTTGCGGCCTTGCCCCACGGCGGACTCGCCGAAGAAGCGCTCGCCAACGAGGTCATGACCTTTCCCGTGCCGGAAGGCTTCCCGGCGGACCAGGCGGCTGCGATGTTGGTCACCTACCAGACTTCCTACGTCGCGCTGCACCGTCGCGCGCAATTGCGCGCCGGCGAAGTGTTGCTGGTGCATGCAGGGGCAGGGGGGGTTGGTTCCTCGGCGATTCAATTGGGCAAGGCTGCGGGCGCGCGCGTGGTTGCGACCGCTGGCGGTGCCGAGAAGGTGTCGATCTGCCGGGACCTGGGCGCGGACAAGGTCATCGACTATCGCAACGAGGATTTTGTGGCCGAAGTGAACGGATGGACCGATGGGCGCGGGGCCGACGTGATCTATGACCCGGTGGGCGGGGATACCTTCGACCGCTCCCGAAAATGCATTGCCTGGGAGGGCCGCATTCTGGTGATCGGTTTTGCCAGCGGCCGCATTCCGGAGGCTCCGGCCAATCATGCCCTCGTCAAGAATTACTCGATCATGGGGGTTCATTACGCGCGCTACAGCCTGATGAACCCGGACTACTTGCGCGAGGTCCATGCCCATTTGATGGAATTGCATGCTCAGGGCAAGGTTCCGCCGTTGCTGCGCCAGGAGGTGTCGCTCGAGGATGTTCCCGCTGCGCTGGGAAGTCTGGTTTCCGGGGGAACTGTCGGGAAGGTTGTCGTGCGTCCCTGA